Proteins found in one Streptomyces sp. NBC_00461 genomic segment:
- a CDS encoding TIGR04282 family arsenosugar biosynthesis glycosyltransferase, which produces MTTLLVIAKEPVPGKVKTRLTPPFSPREAAALAEAALADTLDVVARTPAHRRVLVLEGAPGPWLPSGFEVVRQCPGGLDERLAAAFASCTGPALLIGMDTPQVTPGLLSVDFADCDAWFGPAQDGGFWALGLAEPDPSLLLGVPMSTPHTGAVQRARLAGLRVRDLPRLRDVDTSQDAEVVAGAAPSGRFAATLAQLTAAAR; this is translated from the coding sequence ATGACCACGCTCCTGGTCATCGCGAAGGAGCCCGTGCCCGGGAAGGTGAAGACCCGGCTGACACCGCCGTTCAGCCCGCGGGAGGCGGCCGCGCTCGCCGAGGCGGCTCTCGCGGACACCCTGGACGTCGTGGCGCGGACCCCCGCACACCGCCGTGTGCTGGTCCTGGAGGGCGCTCCGGGCCCCTGGCTGCCGTCCGGCTTCGAGGTCGTACGGCAGTGCCCGGGCGGGCTCGACGAACGGCTGGCCGCCGCGTTCGCGAGCTGCACCGGCCCTGCCCTCCTCATCGGCATGGACACCCCGCAGGTGACTCCCGGCCTCCTCAGCGTCGACTTCGCCGACTGCGACGCCTGGTTCGGCCCCGCGCAGGACGGCGGTTTCTGGGCTCTCGGGCTGGCCGAGCCCGACCCTTCACTCCTGCTCGGCGTCCCGATGTCGACGCCCCACACGGGCGCCGTCCAACGGGCCCGCCTCGCGGGCCTGCGGGTACGGGACCTGCCCCGCCTGCGCGATGTGGACACCTCGCAGGACGCCGAAGTCGTCGCCGGGGCCGCACCGTCCGGACGCTTCGCGGCGACCCTGGCACAGCTCACGGCGGCGGCCCGGTGA
- a CDS encoding glycosyltransferase family 2 protein: protein MDVVLPCLDEAEALPQVLARIPAGWRALVVDNGSTDGSADIARALGASVVHEERRGFGAACHAGLTAATADIVCFCDCDASLDPADLVPFVRRIVAGEADLVLGRRRPRSRGAWPPHARAGNLAVTRLLRRRSGLRLRDLGPLRAARREPLLALGLSDRRSGYPLQMVVRAADAGWRIAEYDVPYRPRAGTSKVTGTWRGTWQAVRDMSRVLAEPPVDLPAREGARP from the coding sequence GTGGACGTCGTGCTCCCCTGTCTCGACGAGGCCGAGGCCCTCCCACAGGTCCTGGCACGCATCCCGGCCGGCTGGCGCGCGCTCGTCGTGGACAACGGCTCCACCGACGGCTCGGCGGACATCGCCCGCGCCCTCGGCGCGAGCGTGGTGCACGAGGAGCGGCGCGGCTTCGGCGCCGCCTGCCATGCCGGCCTGACCGCCGCCACGGCGGACATCGTCTGCTTCTGCGACTGCGACGCCTCGCTCGACCCGGCCGACCTGGTGCCCTTCGTGCGCCGGATCGTGGCCGGTGAGGCGGACCTGGTGCTCGGCCGCCGCCGCCCGCGGTCCCGCGGCGCCTGGCCGCCGCACGCCCGCGCCGGCAACCTGGCCGTGACCCGCCTCCTGCGCCGCCGCTCCGGCCTGCGGCTGCGCGACCTCGGCCCCTTGCGCGCCGCCCGCCGCGAGCCCCTGCTCGCCCTCGGCCTCTCGGACCGTCGCAGCGGCTACCCCCTGCAGATGGTCGTCCGCGCGGCCGACGCGGGCTGGCGCATCGCCGAGTACGACGTCCCGTACCGGCCGCGCGCGGGCACCTCCAAGGTGACCGGCACCTGGCGCGGGACCTGGCAGGCGGTGCGGGACATGAGCCGGGTGCTGGCCGAGCCGCCCGTGGACCTGCCGGCGCGGGAAGGGGCCCGCCCATGA
- a CDS encoding response regulator transcription factor has translation MDHQQYGHSGARVLVVDDDPTVAEVVTGYLDRAGYVVDRAADGPEALARAAAHWPDLVVLDLMLPGMDGLEVCRRIRGRGPVPVIMLTARGDEDDRILGLEVGADDYVTKPFSPRELVLRVESVLRRTRPAQPAGVLGAAGLSVDPTARRALKGGVELALTIREFDLLAFFLRHPGRVFSREDLMREVWGWDFGDLSTVTVHVRRLRGKVEDDPGRPRLIQTVWGVGYRFDGSEGGFGNGTEGGSEHGSRAEA, from the coding sequence ATGGACCATCAGCAGTACGGACACTCCGGGGCCCGGGTGCTCGTCGTCGACGACGACCCCACCGTCGCCGAGGTCGTCACCGGATACCTCGACCGGGCCGGATACGTCGTCGACCGGGCGGCCGACGGCCCCGAGGCGCTCGCCCGGGCCGCGGCGCACTGGCCGGACCTCGTCGTCCTGGACCTGATGCTGCCCGGTATGGACGGCCTGGAGGTGTGCCGGCGGATACGGGGACGCGGGCCCGTGCCGGTCATCATGCTCACCGCGCGCGGCGACGAGGACGACCGCATCCTCGGCCTGGAGGTCGGCGCGGACGACTACGTCACCAAGCCGTTCAGCCCGCGCGAACTGGTCCTGCGCGTCGAGTCCGTACTGCGCCGCACCCGCCCGGCCCAGCCGGCGGGAGTCCTCGGCGCCGCCGGCCTCTCGGTGGATCCGACGGCCCGCCGTGCCCTCAAGGGAGGAGTCGAACTCGCCCTCACCATCCGGGAGTTCGACCTCCTCGCCTTCTTCCTGCGCCACCCCGGCCGTGTCTTCAGCCGCGAGGACCTGATGCGCGAGGTGTGGGGCTGGGACTTCGGTGACCTGTCGACCGTCACCGTCCATGTGCGCCGACTGCGGGGCAAGGTCGAGGACGACCCGGGCAGACCCCGTCTCATCCAGACCGTGTGGGGCGTCGGCTACCGCTTCGACGGCTCCGAAGGCGGCTTCGGCAACGGCACAGAGGGTGGCTCCGAACACGGCTCCCGAGCGGAGGCGTGA
- a CDS encoding sensor histidine kinase encodes MRDNLLIALFAFLGAAAAGLLGACVLLLIRRRSLALHLGVVAAVAVSAMLAGTLAVAQAMFLSGHDLKVVTTVVAMAAVVSLATALLLGRWVAARSRALTLAARSFGDGGDFTSPDGPATAELSALSRELEATSAKLAESRERERALETSRRELVAWISHDLRTPLAGLRAMSEALEDGVAADPDRYLRQIRTEVERLNGMVGDLFELSRIHAGTLALSPSRISLYDLVGDALAGADPLARENGVRLVGDRVEPLPVEVDGKEMSRVLGNLLVNAIRRTPADGTVAVAAERSPEGVVVSVTDGCGGIPEEDLPRVFDTGWRGTHARTPPAGAGLGLAIVRGIVEAHQGTATVRNVPGGCRFEVVLPAAAS; translated from the coding sequence ATGCGCGACAACCTCCTCATCGCCTTGTTCGCCTTCCTCGGCGCCGCCGCTGCCGGACTCCTCGGCGCCTGTGTGCTGCTGCTGATCCGGCGCCGCTCGCTCGCCCTGCACCTCGGCGTGGTCGCCGCCGTCGCCGTCTCCGCGATGCTCGCGGGCACCCTCGCGGTCGCCCAGGCCATGTTCCTGTCCGGGCACGATCTGAAGGTCGTCACGACCGTCGTCGCGATGGCCGCCGTGGTCTCCCTGGCCACCGCGCTGCTCCTGGGCCGCTGGGTGGCCGCCCGCAGCCGTGCCCTCACCCTCGCCGCCCGCTCCTTCGGCGACGGCGGCGACTTCACCTCGCCCGACGGCCCGGCGACCGCCGAACTCTCCGCCCTGAGCCGTGAGTTGGAGGCCACCAGCGCCAAACTCGCCGAGTCCAGGGAACGCGAACGCGCCCTGGAGACCTCCCGCCGTGAGCTCGTCGCCTGGATCTCCCACGACCTGCGCACTCCGCTGGCCGGCCTGCGCGCGATGTCGGAGGCCCTGGAGGACGGCGTCGCCGCCGACCCCGACCGCTATCTCAGACAGATCCGCACGGAGGTGGAGCGCCTGAACGGCATGGTCGGCGACCTCTTCGAACTCTCCCGTATCCACGCGGGAACGCTGGCGCTGAGCCCGAGCCGGATCTCCCTGTACGACCTCGTCGGCGACGCGCTCGCGGGCGCCGACCCGCTGGCCCGCGAGAACGGCGTACGGCTGGTCGGAGACCGGGTCGAGCCGTTGCCGGTGGAGGTGGACGGCAAGGAGATGAGCCGGGTGCTGGGCAACCTGCTGGTCAACGCGATCCGGCGGACCCCGGCCGACGGAACGGTCGCGGTGGCCGCCGAGCGCTCGCCCGAAGGCGTCGTGGTGTCCGTCACGGATGGCTGCGGGGGCATTCCGGAGGAGGATCTCCCGCGCGTCTTCGACACCGGCTGGCGGGGTACGCACGCCCGAACCCCTCCTGCGGGGGCGGGACTCGGCCTCGCCATCGTCCGCGGCATCGTGGAGGCCCACCAGGGCACGGCCACCGTGCGCAACGTCCCCGGCGGCTGCCGTTTCGAGGTGGTGCTGCCCGCTGCCGCTTCGTGA
- a CDS encoding NAD-dependent epimerase/dehydratase family protein, which produces MRVLVTGGAGFIASQIVSALAARGHEPVVYDVRADPASDVRNPASVSGALSGVDAVCHQAAMVGLGAGFADAAEYVSRNDLGTAVLLTAMAGAGVRRLVLAGSMVVYGEGRYSCARHGVVRPGPRAVADLDAGRFEPLCPMCGADLSPGLVAEDAPVDPRNVYASTKLAQEHLAAAWARATDGSAVSLRYHNVYGPGMPRDTPYAGVASFFRSSLARGESPRVFEDGCQRRDFVHVRDVAAANVAALEASSREGTLTAYNTGSGEPRTVGEMARELAQAYGGPEPVVTGEYRLGDVRHITADSARLRAELGWKPEVSFEEGMREFARAGMRNQ; this is translated from the coding sequence ATGCGTGTACTGGTCACCGGCGGTGCCGGATTCATCGCGTCCCAGATCGTTTCGGCACTGGCGGCCCGCGGGCACGAGCCCGTCGTCTACGACGTCCGCGCCGATCCGGCATCGGACGTACGCAACCCCGCCTCCGTCAGCGGCGCGCTGTCCGGTGTGGACGCCGTGTGCCACCAGGCGGCGATGGTCGGCCTGGGCGCGGGCTTCGCGGACGCGGCGGAGTACGTCTCGCGCAACGACCTCGGCACCGCCGTGCTGCTCACCGCCATGGCCGGGGCGGGCGTCCGGCGGCTCGTGCTGGCCGGGTCCATGGTGGTGTACGGGGAGGGGCGCTACAGCTGCGCCCGGCACGGGGTCGTACGGCCGGGGCCACGAGCCGTGGCCGACCTGGACGCGGGCCGGTTCGAACCGCTGTGCCCGATGTGCGGCGCGGACCTGTCCCCGGGCCTGGTCGCGGAGGACGCCCCGGTCGATCCGCGCAACGTGTACGCGTCGACCAAGCTCGCCCAGGAGCATCTGGCGGCGGCGTGGGCCCGCGCCACGGACGGCTCTGCCGTCTCGCTGCGCTACCACAACGTGTACGGGCCGGGCATGCCCCGCGACACCCCGTACGCCGGCGTCGCCTCCTTCTTCCGCTCGTCCCTGGCCCGCGGCGAGTCCCCGCGGGTCTTCGAGGACGGGTGCCAGCGGCGGGACTTCGTGCATGTGCGGGACGTGGCGGCGGCCAACGTGGCGGCGCTGGAGGCGAGTTCGCGCGAGGGCACGCTGACGGCGTACAACACCGGCAGCGGCGAGCCCCGCACGGTCGGCGAGATGGCGCGGGAACTGGCGCAGGCGTACGGCGGCCCGGAGCCGGTCGTCACCGGTGAGTACCGCCTGGGCGACGTACGGCACATCACGGCGGACTCGGCGCGGCTGCGGGCCGAGTTGGGGTGGAAGCCGGAGGTCTCCTTCGAGGAGGGGATGCGGGAGTTCGCGCGAGCGGGGATGCGGAACCAGTAA
- a CDS encoding sensor histidine kinase, which produces MTGRLPRSYRRLRLGTRLALGLGVLALVVFAVVGTALTTYMRDYLSNQLDDQLGLAQVAQSKNVAETGTLQGKKYWGWYYAVYDVSDGAAVLRKPEETSDLPKDIAPLTSLARAQEATDTEIVRTANLVGDGDYRLRACEVKPGVVLVSGAPMADIDDTVRRLITVQVIAFGLALLALVVFGRRLLRRGLNPLSDMASTAHGITSHDLTESAARLPLRADKRGGGPEVEELRTAFNTMLEHIDDSLAVRARAEQRLRRFVADASHELRTPLMSVRGYADLFQYAAANAPEERDRHLARLRAEAARMGVLLDDLLLLARLDAAEVEAPLRVRDADLVELVGEAAAAFRASHPDRPLTVTSGTGTLELRVDPHRVRQVVDNLLTNAAVHTPAGTPVSMTVALERDTAVVRVEDAGPGIPPADRERVFDRFYRVDKARSRDRGGSGLGLAVAGSLVCAHGGTITLSSEPGSTVFTVTLPLRGGARES; this is translated from the coding sequence GTGACCGGCCGGCTCCCGCGGTCGTACCGGCGGCTGCGGCTCGGCACCCGGCTGGCGCTGGGCCTCGGGGTGCTGGCCCTGGTGGTGTTCGCGGTCGTCGGCACGGCCCTGACGACCTATATGCGCGACTATCTGTCGAACCAGCTCGACGACCAGCTGGGGCTCGCCCAGGTCGCCCAGTCCAAGAACGTCGCGGAGACCGGCACTCTCCAGGGCAAGAAGTACTGGGGCTGGTACTACGCCGTGTACGACGTGTCGGACGGCGCCGCCGTCCTCCGCAAGCCCGAGGAGACCAGCGACCTCCCGAAGGACATCGCGCCCCTGACGTCCCTGGCCAGGGCGCAGGAGGCCACGGACACCGAGATCGTGCGTACCGCGAACCTCGTCGGCGACGGCGACTACCGGCTGCGCGCCTGCGAGGTCAAGCCCGGGGTGGTGCTGGTCAGCGGGGCGCCGATGGCCGACATCGACGACACGGTACGCCGGCTGATCACGGTGCAGGTGATCGCCTTCGGGCTCGCGCTGCTGGCGCTGGTGGTGTTCGGCCGGCGGCTGCTGCGCCGGGGCCTGAACCCGCTGAGCGACATGGCGTCCACCGCCCACGGCATCACCTCGCACGACCTGACCGAGTCGGCGGCCCGGCTGCCGCTGCGCGCCGACAAGCGGGGCGGCGGCCCGGAGGTCGAGGAGCTGCGCACCGCGTTCAACACGATGCTGGAGCACATCGACGACTCCCTCGCCGTGCGCGCGCGGGCCGAGCAGCGGCTGCGGCGGTTCGTGGCGGACGCCTCGCACGAACTCCGCACACCCCTGATGTCCGTACGGGGCTACGCGGACCTCTTCCAGTACGCCGCCGCCAACGCCCCCGAGGAACGCGACAGGCACCTGGCCCGGTTGCGCGCCGAGGCCGCCCGGATGGGCGTGCTCCTGGACGACCTGCTGCTGCTCGCCCGGCTGGACGCGGCGGAGGTGGAGGCCCCGCTGCGGGTGCGGGACGCGGATCTGGTGGAGCTGGTCGGCGAGGCGGCCGCCGCGTTCCGGGCGAGCCATCCGGACCGCCCGCTGACGGTGACGTCCGGCACGGGCACGCTGGAACTGCGCGTGGACCCGCACCGCGTCCGGCAGGTCGTGGACAACCTGCTCACCAACGCGGCCGTGCACACTCCGGCCGGTACGCCGGTGTCGATGACGGTCGCGCTGGAGCGGGACACGGCCGTGGTGCGCGTCGAGGACGCCGGACCCGGCATCCCGCCCGCCGACCGGGAACGGGTCTTCGACCGCTTCTACCGCGTCGACAAGGCCCGCAGCCGCGACCGCGGCGGCAGCGGCCTCGGCCTCGCGGTCGCCGGCTCCCTGGTCTGCGCCCACGGCGGCACGATCACGCTGAGCAGTGAGCCGGGATCGACGGTGTTCACGGTGACGCTGCCGCTGCGGGGCGGGGCCCGGGAGAGCTGA
- a CDS encoding response regulator transcription factor: protein MEKVRLLVVDDDPPIADLVATVARYEGWDAATANSGEEALRLAGEFHPDIVVLDLMLPDLDGFGVLDRLRRSGTMVPVVFLTARDGVADRVAGLTRGGDDYLVKPFAVEELMARLRTVLRRSAGPSFQRSVLRVADLTMDEDTREVRRGDKLLTLTPTEYEVLRFLMRKSPTVMTKAQILDHVWEYGFGGRSNVVELVVSRLRRKLDDTGEPLIQTVRGFGYVIRQAAE from the coding sequence GTGGAAAAAGTACGCCTCCTGGTCGTGGACGACGACCCGCCCATCGCCGATCTCGTCGCGACCGTCGCCCGCTACGAGGGCTGGGACGCGGCCACCGCGAACTCCGGTGAGGAGGCGCTCAGGCTGGCCGGCGAGTTCCATCCGGACATCGTGGTGCTCGACTTGATGCTGCCCGACCTGGACGGCTTCGGCGTGCTCGACCGGCTGCGGCGCTCCGGGACGATGGTGCCGGTGGTGTTCCTGACCGCCCGGGACGGCGTCGCCGACCGGGTGGCGGGGCTGACCCGGGGCGGCGACGACTACCTCGTCAAGCCGTTCGCGGTGGAGGAGCTGATGGCGCGGCTGCGGACGGTGCTGCGGCGCAGCGCTGGGCCGTCCTTCCAGCGGTCGGTGCTGCGGGTGGCGGACCTGACGATGGACGAGGACACCCGCGAGGTGCGGCGCGGCGACAAGCTGCTCACGCTCACCCCCACCGAGTACGAGGTGCTGCGCTTCCTGATGCGCAAGTCGCCGACCGTGATGACCAAGGCGCAGATCCTCGACCATGTGTGGGAGTACGGCTTCGGGGGCCGCTCGAACGTCGTCGAGCTGGTCGTCAGCCGGCTGCGCCGCAAGCTCGACGACACGGGCGAGCCGCTGATCCAGACGGTACGGGGCTTCGGGTACGTCATCCGGCAGGCCGCCGAGTGA
- a CDS encoding ferredoxin reductase family protein, whose translation MTTVQSPPAPPTAIRPRVVARTGLYVVLAANAAVVAYFFAEAGFASNALIVMGRLAGLYGALVMAFQLVLVARLPWLDRRIGMDRLTSWHRWTGFALLWTLLAHVVFITFGYADGAGVGPVTELVDLAETTEGVLRAIVAFGIILVVGAVSARYARRRLAYETWHFIHLYTYVAVVLAFTHQVAVGTTFTSSATAKAYWYGVWGVALGAVVLGRFVLPLWRNTRHRFRVSAVVPESDNVVSVHITGRDLDRLPAQAGQFFLWRFLTPDRWWQANPFSLSAAPDGRTLRLTAKAAGEGSAALRHMKVGTRVFAEGPYGAFTALHRTQSESVLIAGGVGVTPIRALLEDLEGHAVVIYRVASDRDAVLYDELRDLALAKGAELHLVTGPSVPDKLAPRELGQLVPDIGDRDVFLCGPPPMMNAVLRTLGELGVPKQQIHFERFSLAG comes from the coding sequence GTGACGACCGTCCAATCACCCCCTGCGCCCCCCACGGCGATACGCCCCAGGGTGGTGGCCCGCACCGGCCTCTACGTCGTGCTCGCCGCCAACGCGGCCGTGGTCGCCTACTTCTTCGCCGAGGCGGGCTTCGCCTCCAACGCGCTGATCGTCATGGGCCGCCTCGCCGGCCTGTACGGCGCCCTCGTCATGGCCTTCCAGCTGGTGTTGGTCGCCCGGCTGCCCTGGCTCGACCGCCGCATCGGCATGGACCGGCTGACCTCCTGGCACCGCTGGACCGGTTTCGCCCTGCTGTGGACGCTGCTCGCGCACGTCGTCTTCATCACCTTCGGGTACGCGGACGGGGCCGGCGTCGGCCCGGTCACCGAGCTGGTCGACCTCGCCGAGACCACCGAGGGCGTGCTCCGCGCGATCGTCGCGTTCGGCATCATCCTCGTCGTCGGCGCGGTCTCGGCCCGCTACGCCCGCCGCCGCCTCGCCTACGAGACCTGGCACTTCATCCACCTCTACACCTACGTCGCCGTGGTGCTCGCCTTCACGCACCAGGTCGCGGTCGGTACCACCTTCACCTCGTCGGCCACCGCGAAGGCGTACTGGTACGGGGTGTGGGGCGTGGCCCTCGGAGCGGTCGTCCTGGGCCGGTTCGTGCTGCCGCTGTGGCGCAACACCCGCCACCGGTTCCGGGTCTCGGCTGTCGTCCCCGAGTCCGACAACGTCGTCTCGGTCCACATCACCGGCCGCGACCTCGACAGGTTGCCCGCGCAGGCCGGCCAGTTCTTCCTGTGGCGGTTCCTCACCCCGGACCGCTGGTGGCAGGCGAACCCCTTCTCTCTCTCCGCCGCCCCCGACGGCCGCACCCTGCGCCTCACCGCCAAGGCGGCCGGCGAGGGCAGCGCCGCTCTGCGGCACATGAAGGTCGGCACCCGCGTGTTCGCGGAGGGCCCCTACGGCGCCTTCACCGCGCTGCACCGGACGCAGTCCGAGTCGGTGCTCATCGCGGGCGGCGTGGGCGTGACCCCCATCCGTGCCCTGCTGGAGGACCTGGAGGGCCACGCGGTCGTCATCTACCGGGTCGCCTCCGACCGCGACGCCGTCCTCTACGACGAACTGCGCGACCTCGCCCTCGCCAAGGGGGCCGAGCTGCACCTGGTCACCGGCCCGTCGGTCCCCGACAAGCTGGCGCCGCGCGAGCTGGGGCAGCTGGTGCCGGACATCGGCGACCGGGACGTCTTCCTGTGCGGACCGCCGCCGATGATGAACGCGGTGCTGCGGACCCTGGGTGAACTGGGCGTGCCCAAGCAGCAGATCCACTTCGAGCGTTTCAGCCTGGCGGGATGA
- a CDS encoding FMN-binding protein — protein MKRAIPVVVLSIAGLVPVWRYVPSTPVTTPSASSASGSTSGTGVKGTTVKTDKGPVQVQVTFDGDRITAVKMLQQPNHPQTTAAVPKLVAETLKAQSADIDTVSGATITSNGYRKSLQAAIDANHANPKASASSSGSASSASGKTVTGPTVNTSKGAVQVQVTFDDDAEITAVKMLQQPNHPQTTAAVPKLVAETLKAQSADIDTVSGATITSDAYKKSLQAAIDSEE, from the coding sequence GTGAAGCGAGCCATACCTGTCGTCGTCCTGAGCATCGCGGGCCTCGTCCCCGTCTGGCGCTACGTGCCGTCGACCCCCGTAACCACGCCCTCCGCCTCCTCGGCCTCGGGTTCCACCTCCGGCACCGGCGTCAAGGGCACGACGGTCAAGACGGACAAGGGCCCCGTGCAGGTCCAGGTCACCTTCGACGGCGACAGGATCACCGCCGTGAAGATGCTGCAGCAGCCGAACCATCCGCAGACCACGGCGGCGGTGCCGAAGCTGGTCGCGGAGACGCTGAAGGCGCAGAGCGCGGACATCGACACGGTGTCCGGCGCGACCATCACCAGCAACGGCTACCGGAAGTCCCTCCAGGCGGCGATCGACGCGAACCACGCGAACCCGAAGGCGTCCGCGTCCTCTTCGGGCTCCGCCTCCTCCGCCTCGGGGAAGACCGTGACGGGCCCGACGGTGAACACCTCCAAGGGCGCCGTACAGGTCCAGGTGACCTTCGACGACGACGCCGAGATCACCGCCGTGAAGATGCTCCAGCAGCCGAACCATCCGCAGACCACGGCGGCGGTGCCGAAGCTGGTCGCGGAGACGCTGAAGGCGCAGAGCGCGGACATCGACACGGTGTCCGGCGCGACCATCACCAGCGACGCCTACAAGAAGTCCCTCCAGGCGGCGATCGACTCGGAGGAGTGA
- a CDS encoding FAD:protein FMN transferase: MHRVEHVMGFPISLRVDDEHVPESAGDAVFAWLREVDARFSPFKPDSEVSRHDRGELGSHELSDDLVEVLDLCEHYRIATGGAFDVRLPGRRLDPCAVVKGWSVQRAAELLKAAGAKRFVLNAGGDVVAAGGPWRVGVRHPEHADKLCTVLELTDGAVATSACYERGDHIIDGRTGLPATGLLSLTVVAATLTEADSVATAAFAMGVKGVEWAATLPGCEVFAVDAGGQVLRTEGFPVAGGSARAA, translated from the coding sequence ATGCACCGAGTCGAACACGTCATGGGCTTCCCCATCTCGCTCAGGGTCGACGACGAGCACGTTCCGGAGTCGGCCGGCGACGCGGTCTTCGCGTGGCTGCGCGAGGTCGACGCCCGCTTCAGCCCGTTCAAGCCTGACAGCGAGGTGTCCCGCCACGACCGGGGCGAGCTGGGGTCGCACGAGCTCAGCGACGACCTCGTCGAGGTCCTCGACCTGTGCGAGCACTACCGGATCGCGACGGGCGGAGCCTTCGACGTACGGCTGCCCGGCCGCCGCCTCGACCCCTGCGCCGTGGTCAAGGGCTGGTCGGTGCAGCGGGCGGCGGAGCTGCTGAAGGCGGCCGGCGCGAAGAGGTTCGTCCTGAACGCCGGCGGTGACGTGGTCGCCGCCGGCGGACCCTGGCGGGTCGGCGTACGGCACCCCGAACACGCCGACAAGCTGTGCACCGTCCTCGAACTCACCGACGGAGCGGTGGCGACCTCCGCTTGCTATGAACGTGGCGACCACATCATCGACGGCCGCACCGGCCTCCCGGCGACCGGGCTGCTCAGCCTGACCGTCGTGGCCGCCACCCTGACGGAGGCGGACTCGGTCGCGACGGCGGCCTTCGCGATGGGCGTGAAGGGCGTCGAGTGGGCCGCCACGCTGCCGGGCTGCGAGGTGTTCGCCGTGGACGCCGGGGGGCAGGTGCTGCGCACGGAGGGGTTTCCGGTGGCCGGGGGGTCTGCGAGGGCTGCCTGA